The following is a genomic window from Apium graveolens cultivar Ventura unplaced genomic scaffold, ASM990537v1 ctg44, whole genome shotgun sequence.
acagtgttagagtatccatagtcgaaagcagtgttgaatcctgcagaatggtaacctttggagcaaacttctttggtattgctctgaggattttcctattaatctcagattgaggaatgatcctttccagaagtgagatagagttcatcaatgtcagaaacctcccttgagcatctcgcacgctttcatctctttccaacctgaaaccttcatagtcactcattagcatacttaatttacttcacgtaccttagacgtgccttcgtggctgactttgattgtatcccaaatctgtttggcaatagtacatgctgaaacttttcttaattctgtagctaccaAGCCATTGATaagtgagttcatagctttagcattggaattcattgcattcacttcttcgggagaaagatccttgagagattttggcttcccttctttTATCGGAATTATGAAACCATTTTCTACAGGATCCCATTCGAATGCGTCACGCTGGAAAAAGATCTTCATCCGAAACTTCCAttcattgtagttttcagcaccatgaagcagtggtggataattgtttgaatacctatctggttgagccatggatcgctagcaaaataaacactaaaaagagaattaaatgcacctgctcttataccaaatgaaattctatggctcgatagataatattatattctaactgtcaaggtaaatgggacagtctcttatgcaaatgggacagtccctttacaaatgagacaatgaacgggacagtctcaattaactGCAGAAAGTAAAATGCAGAAATAAgaaatgcagaatgctgaaaactgaaaagtaaaaacaccagaagttttcacttggttcggcccctacacctagtctatggcctacatccaagtccccatgccaactagcatagagaatgtattatatccacttaaaacaaagtacttacaaactttccttgattacaaacttggctcacttgaaagaaacctttccctagcacacagctacctaacacaaagctacttggccttcctgttgtaatcaacctcccacaacccgggacaagtgatataatacaTGATTCAAATACAATAATGTAATgtgaaagtttacaactcaaCTAAGCTTCTTGTTTGACTGGATATTCAAGAGATATAAAACAAGAATGGTGTTTCAGATTATAAAGATAGAACATGGAATCATTAGGTGTAATCTGAGAATATGAGATGTGTCTTCTTCTTAAATAGAATATTCAAGAGAATGGAATAAGAAGAGTTTTTTAGAGAATAAAGATAGAACGTGGAATAAGCACTCTTATTGAATCTGAAAAATAAGATGTGTATTTATACACACAAATCTAAcgggtttgattttcaaaacaaagaagagataagattgaataatctatttgtttgaaaatatttgaataagtcTTTGTAAAACAACCCGTTAGTTGGTTGTAAAAGATAAACCTTAGAAAGGATAAGATTAGAATAGTTCAAAGAGGTTTATCAAGATAGAGTTTGTTTTGAAGAGAAACTTGTTTACCCAGTCAAATAGAATTACACCAAACCCAATCACTTACAACAACTAAGTCCCATAATCTGCATTCTCTATGTACATCTTGAATTAGGTCATCATAAGAAATCTGCAAATCAACAAGGATGTGGTTTGGTTGTAACACCAATCCAGTTTTTGTGCCATGTCCTCCTTTGTACCACAATGTTGTAGGTCGGTTTCCTCAACCAGGGTTAGGTGCAAACTTGGGTCCTATCCGGAATGTATTGGAAAATCCCGATGCTGATTTAAGTGAATTTTTTGGAGGAATGCAGGTGGTGGATGGTTGCGAGGATGAACCTCATGTTGCACCAGAAGATCGAACAATCTTTTTAACATTCTCCAAAGGCTACTACCTCCCTGAATCGGATATTCGAGAATTCTTCATAAggtataaaattaatttaatatgtAATATTCATCCAGATGTATGCAAATCCATAACTATACTATATATAGTGTTGAAAATTTAATTATGTGGTGAGTAAGTAAATATATGTTTACATGCCTTTCCTCTGTGTTTAGGATTTTTGGCGATTTCATTGAAGTCATCTACATGCAAGATGTGTCGAGTGATGAACAACCATTGTACGCTAGAATGGTTTGCCGTTCTTCTTCCGTCATTCCACACATTGCTCTTCCCGGAAAAAAGACCAAGTACTCCATTTATGGGAAGCAAGTCTGGGCCAAAAAGTATATCAAGAGAAGTCGCGAGTCCACTTCTGATGATTAGTAAAAAAACATCTGAACTAGCCTTTTTTTCACCTGTTTATGTTAAAGTTGGTGGCTTGTGGTAAATGTTTCACCACTTTTTAATATTGAAAACTTGTATTTTTGAAGAAGATACATCATGTTGTTCAAGTTTATTATCTTAAGAATTTTTTTCTGAAATAAATTGAATTAATCAGTCTCATGTTGAAAGTACAAAGTTACTTGTAATAGATCGAGCCATATAGAAAATGAGATATGattaataatatttataactacaataacatatagaaatattttattaatattattaattaatataatattgCACCATACTACGACTCTTTTTCCGACCATGAATTCTAATTTAAAGATGCCCATGAAAGGTGAACAATCATAAAAAAGATGGCCACAACATATTCTCTACATAATCAAAATTTTTACTTAATAAATagattttaaaatcataatttaGACAACTGACAAACAACCAGAGTCTATGTATCATATCCTAGTCTAGAACATTGTCAGAGTCTATGTATGAGAGTAAATTATCCGAGTCGCCAGATCATCCTAAGTCTATATATATCATCTAACGATAAAAATTAAGAAATTAATGATATTTTGAAGGCAAATCTTAGAGATATCCTCGAATTATTTTATGTAAACGGAAAAAAAAATCAGATAAAGTTGAAAGAAATACATCCGAGAGAGCTTTTAATAGAAGTCAGAAATAGTGCGTGATTTCATGTAATTTATCGAACTTATGGTTTAATAGAAAATAAGCTATAATAAATATTGTTAGTTAATACTTTCTGTCATTCATTGtaatatttttcaaatttattcTAAATTCTGATTTAGTTTAAATAGAATAGCTATTGATGTTTTTGCCACCTTTGATAGTTTTTTAATCctaatttatataatacaaaCAAGGTTAGAcatttttttttatgttttttacaATAATATTAGAAgacttaaaaagaaaaaaaggcATGAAAGTTAGTTAACTTATGTCCATCAGTTCTTGTACAAGTAATTCTACTAATGCTGCACAAATATCCCAATAATATACAAGTCAAGATGAAAATCAGTTATCTTATCTATTACTCCGCCACACACCTCTAACTCACCCAGAATTACGATAATCTACGAAaacattttattaaaaataaaaaataacgaAGATGCTCTTGACTACCGAtaacaaattttgaaaataagatGGTTGTGTCCAAACTTGGAATGATGGAATAATGTGTGGACTTAGGAGCTCCGATGAAAAACtagtaaaattttattttagttgtCCGTTATTTGATTATGTGCGTGTATAGATATATCCGATGCAATTGTCGATTATTTGTGTGTGTGCATATTCATACGAacacacacagacacacacatatatatatatatatatataaattttcaaattttattttttactaTTATTTGTGTATTTGTGCTTATGCATCTTGACTACTTAATTTTTGTATATGTTTGTATACCGTGTTTAGTATGGTTGTAACGATTTACTAGGTGTACCTAATCACCTTGTTTTaatcttgactagttcattttcTTTTAAGAAGCCTGAGACAAAATAACAAAAAACTATAGATGTCATTGAAGCTCCTGCAAATCAGAAATATCCAATTGTCAAATTTGTTTTGTTGAGGACACACAACGCGATTTGTACATTACACTATCTAACCCCCCGATATTtcccaatcttaaaacattttattgaaaggagCCATAATAATTGATACCCTTATTGATTCTATTCCCCAAATTCATTTGGACAGGAACACTCAAAACATAACTTTAACAACATAACTTTAGTCTTATTAATACATAAAAACATTTATCGCTTCTGAATTTAGAATTGAGAAAACTTGTCTATTTTAAAAATCTGCACATACGGACAGGTTAAAACAtctagctattctgaacatagaatagtgAAAGAAGTACTTGTATAATTATAAGTAATGAGTTTGATacgtaaaacatttaactattttgAAAGTAGAATTGACGAGGAATACATGCGTAAAGCTAAACATATTAACATGCAAAATATTTTTACTATTATGATATTATAATGAGGGTAAAACACTTGCCTTTGGTCCTTAAAAATTATGCGCACTCGCATTTAACACAACAATATCATTCTGACATCTCATGACATCATCATATTTTATTCCCTCAAGTCTCTTTAACTGCCGCTCATGTCGTTGCTACAAACCCAGCATGCATTACCATTCAAATATTTTCTTTTGACTTCAACGTTTGGTCATGATAGTCTAgaacgatccgcatctataattataAGATACATCTTTAATCATCtacacgataattactcgacAAACTCCTTTTCTAACATTCTATCTTCTATCCATACGATAGTCCacacataattaaatatttaagCATAAGAATCTTAAATCATGTAGGCACATAATTCaaataacacataaacacataattcaAGCAACATGTAATTCAATTTTTCAATCGATTCAGtttggtatgtttaaaactgaaatcaagCCAAAATACGACTTTTGGTAAATACGCCACATAGAAATGTTTACAAAATAAGCGACCATTCGACACAACAggatttaggtctcgaaagtatttttaatggaagcCGAATATTTTTCAGAGTCTAGATGCGTTCGTTTTGTACTAAACAGACAAAcagtctatttattatgaataacataagaataattcaaataataatactattaattgattatttaatacctttatatattttcaaaaactcaaaatatttttcaaaatattatttgatttaattataaataattcgtttacctatttattaataaaatcaattatttaaaaatccaaTCAACCCATttagattaataaataattaactagaataaattagaaattatttaatcaaattaataaagcaaacaatttttggaatttaaaaacaattcagtttaattattaataaaattaattgaataaaatattaGATTTAAAAATGACTTTctagaatttttaataaatcataaaccATAACCAGTTTTTAGGAAAAAGTGTTTGTTTCTTATGGATCGAAACATTGTCAACTCCGAGTCACCGAGAACACAAGACCCGCAGGTAAAACAACAGATTCTGACGAAGGTCGATAGTCCGGAGAGGCCCCAATTGGGACGAAAATAACTCGAATTCTATGATTTTTCAGTTGGGTTTCATTCTAAACTGAAAAAACTCGTATTAATTCATAACATCACTAAACGATCAACCGATCGTAATTTTCGATCAAAAATTTGAACATCACGTTCGATTTTCGGCCAAACTCGACGCGACGGAAAATCTGAACCAACCTTGACGAAAATGAAGGTTAATATGCAAGCACATGACATCTGGAAGGCAGTGGAGCTTGCAGATCCAAAGGTTGTAGCTGAGGAAAAGAAATATAGGTTGGCTTTGACAGCCATCTATCAATCCATTCCGGAGGACATCTTACTGTCAGTGGCTATTAAGAATACGACGAAAGAAACATGGGATGCCATCAAAACGATGTGCCTAGGTTCCGATCGCGTAAGACAGGCCAAGGTGCAGACCTTCAAGTCAGAGTTTGAGGTGCTTAGCATGAAGGAGACAGAAACTATCGGTGAGTTCTGTATGATGTTAAACGACCTGGTAACCAACATACGAGCGTTGGGTGAAATTGTTGAAAAAGGTTATGTGGTGAAGAAGCTGTTGAGGGCTGTACCTTCTAGGTTTCTATAAATAACCTCTGCAATGGAGCAATTTGGAAAGTTGAATGAGATGTCAATAGAGGAGGCTGTGGGATCATTAAAGGCGCATGAGGAAAAAACTCGTGGCCAAACAGAGAAGCTTGGAAATCAATTACTCTTGACTGAGGATGAGTGGGCAAAGCGAGAAACAAATGGAGGGCAACTATTGTTAACTAAGGAGGAATGGTTAAAGAGAACAAGTACAGGAGGAACTGACAGTTCACAAAACCAGAAATTTCGAGGAGGGTCTCAGGGATTCATGGTGTGAGAGAAACAAGTAAGGTAAAATGTTTTAATTGTCACAACTATGGACATTTTGCTGCAATTGTCGTAAACCACGACGAGGTTGGGAGACATATCAAGAGGTGAACTTATCACAAATCCATGATAATGAACCTGCTTTGCTTATGGTGAAACAAGAAAAAGTGGAAGAGCGAACACTCTTGTTGAATGAGAAAGATGTTCGACCAAAGTTAAGCAAAGATTCTGAGATGCAAACTGAATCTAACTTGTTTTATTTGGATAACGGAGCTAGTAACCATATGACGGGGTTACGATCGAAATTCAAGGAGTTGGATGGTTCATTGGTTCATATTAAAAGGAAAGGCTGCTCATGAAGGTTAGAAGATCTGCAAATCGGCTTTACACGATTATAATGGAATCAAGCAAAGGTAGTTGCATGCTGTCAAAATTGAAAGATCCACAGTGGTTATGGCACTTACGTCTTGGCCATATGAATTTTCAGGCAATCAAACTAATGTCTAAAAATAACATGGCTTATGGGATACCTAAATTATTGAATCCAAAGGAGATGTGTACCGGCTGTTTGATGTCGAAGCAGGCAAGGGGATTGTTTCCGAGCAAGGAAAACTTTTCATGAAAAGAAACCATTGGAATTGATCCATGGAGATCTTTGTGGACCAATTACTCCAGCCACATTGGGAGGTAACAAATATTTTCTACTTCTTGTTAATGATTTTAGTAGAATGATGTGGACCTATATGCTAAGAAGCAAAGACAAAGTCTTAGAAGCGTTCAAAAaatttagagtgatgattgagaaagaaaaggaaaacaaGATCAAGGTGCTAAGAACCGATAGAGGAGCGCAATTTTGCTCTATacaattcaaataattttgtGAGGACATGGGCATTATACGATATTTTACTGCACCCTACACACCCCAACAAAATGGGGTTGTAGAGCGCAGAAATCGAACCGTTGTAGCTATGGCACGCAGTTTTTTAAAGGAGATGAGACTGCCTTTAACATTGTGGGGGGAAGCTGTAAGGCACACGATATATGTGCTGAACAAATTACCTACAAGAGCTCTGACAGGGAAAACTCCTCGCGAAGCATGGACAGGAGAGAAGCCTGATGTGTCATACATTCAAGTTTTTGGGTGTGTCGCTCATATGAAAGTACAAATTGGGCATACAACGAAATTAGAGGACCGAAGTAAAATGGTTATTTACCTTGGTAGAGAACCCAGGACTAAGGCTTCACGGTTGTATGATCCAATTAGTGGAAAAATACTAGTGAGACGTGATGTTGTGTTCGAAGAAAATAGAGTTTGGCAGTGGGAAAATAAAGGAAAAGAAGGTGAACAACTGGGTGGAACCTTTTCGGTGGCTGTTGAAAATGTAACAGGGGTTACCGAAGAATTAAGTGAAGTCTCAAGCTTCTCTGGTAATGGCACAGTAGGGAATGGTGCCAGCATCTCTAGTAACGAAACGGAGGGGAACGGTGAAAGTGGTGCAACAATGAGTAACAATCCATCAAGTATCAGTCCATTAAACTCAAATACTGATGAAATTAGTACACCATCAGGTGACAGCAATCAACCCATTAAATTTCATTTACTTGATGAGATTTATAATGAAACACATGAAATTGACCTCGAAGATGATCTATTGTTGCTGGGAATTGAAGAACCTACAGATTACCAACAAGCAGCGAAAGATAAAGTATGGGAGTTGGCAATGAAGTACGAGATTGATGCTATTGAAAAAATAAGACATGGGAGCTAGTGGAATTTTCACCAGGACAAAAGCCAATTAGTTTGAAGTGGGTGTATAAAATTAAGCGGAACACAAAGGGTGAAATCGTGAAGTACAAAGCGAGGGTGGTCGCAAAGGGGTATGCTCAACGGCAGGGAGTAGATTTTGACGAAGTTTTCGCACCAGTAACTAGGCTGGAAAGAGTAAGGCTTCTACTAGCTTTAACATCAAAGAATGGTTGGGTAGTAGATCATTTAGATGTCAAGTCTGCTTTCCTCAATGGCGAATTGGAGGAGACGGTGTATGTGACACAACCAGAAGGGTtcattaaagaaggaaaagagcAGATGGTGTATAGACCGGTGAAAGCTCTGTACGGCTTAAGACAAGCAGCGAGAGCATGGTACTCAAAACTCAGCAAGGTTCTCGAGAGAATGGGTTTTGTTAAATGCCCATAAGAGCACGCTGTTTATACAAAATGTGAAGGAGAGGAGGTGCTACTTATTGGTGTATACGTAGATGATATCATGGTCACGGGAACTAGCATCGAGATGTAAACAAGTTTAAACAGCAGATGGGTGAGATATTTGATATGAGTGATCTTGGAAGTCTATCTCATTACTTGGGCATAGAAGTAATTCAATAGGAGGGATTCACGAAGCTAAAGCAAATATCATATGCTCAGAGATTGCTCGAGAAATTTGGACTGAAGGATTGCAATTCTGCTAAATTTCCTATGGAACCAAAGGTATAGATTGATAATGATGAGAATGGAAAGCCAGTTAATTCTACGAAATTGAAAATCATGGTAGGAGGTTTGAGGTATCTGGTTCATACTCGCCCCGATATAGCTTTTTCAGTAGGTGTTGTAAGTTGCTTTATGGAGAGGCCGACTATTCTTGATCTCAATGCAGCTAAATGCATCCTAAGATATATCACAGGTACACTGGAGTATGGTCTGATTTATGCAAAGGGGACAGGTAAGTACTTTTTTTCTGGATACTTAGACAGTGACATGGGTAACAATGTGGTGGATCGAAGGAGTACAGGTGGGATGGCTTTCTTTTTAAATAAAAGTCTGATTACATGGGTATCCCAGAAGCAAAGATGTGTTGCTTTGTCCTCCTGTGAAGCCGAATTCATGGCTGCTACTGCAGCAACATGTCAAGGAGTGTGGTTACGAAATCTATTAACACAAATAACTGACATGAAGCCTGGAGCTGTGGTGATCTACATTGACAACCGATCAGCAATAGACTTAGCTAAAAATCCTGTGTTTCACGGATGTAGTAAACACATTGATATACGATATCATTTTATTCGGGAATGCGTAGAGCGTGGTGAAATTATTGTGAAGCATGTTCGAAGTGAGGAGCAATGAGCATATGTGCTAACTAAACCTATGACAACGATAAAGTGCGAAAGGATGCGTGAATTACTTGGAATCAGAAACTTACAGAAATGAGTTTAGATTACGGGGAGATTTGTTCGAAATAATCTAAACTCTATatggtttatttgtttatttGCATTGGTGTCTGGCAAACGTATTTTTCTGTGTTTTGAATAAGTCACAGTTTATTTAGCTATTTTGTAGGAGCAGTTGAGTAAGTGTAGGTGGTGGAGTACTGATATGAGTTGTTCCTGTTTTATAGGAGTAGTAGTTCTTTTTTCATTATATATATGCATCGAGTCTGTAGTATTAActtaacttttattattatcAAAGTTCAACAACAAGTTTATCTCTGCAAATACTCGTGTGTATTGTTCAGATATCTGGGTATAGTGTGTGCATAGTGTGTGTGTTTATACTGTTAATCTACatcttcttcctattttttctaAATTATAGTTTACCTTATCCTAATGCCTTACTATTGCTTGTTCcactattttgataattattttctTCTATCTTTTTGATGTATTATTCAATCACCACGCTAATTATAGTGATCGCATAGATTGAATGGATTTTGGGGTATTAATTTCTTCTACTATTAGATGATTGCTCTAAAAGTTGAGACTTTTGGAGAAACACATTATTGTTTGTGTGGTGAACTTCTATTAGGAGTGTCCTGTTGAAACTTGGAAATCATTTTCATCAGTAATGGTTTATCCCTGTTTCTCCGGGTTGATCTCACATTATTGTAATCTCACCTGGTGCTTTCCAGTACAGTATTAAAAATTGCTCAATATCATTTATGCTAGTGTTACATTTGTACATTCTATTAGAAGTGATTTAACAATCCTTTTAAATAAAGGCACTTGTTTAGGTAAAGAAAATGGTAGAAGTTTAAATGCTATACAACTTAAGAAGaggaaaataaatatattttgtataactattttttaataaattcattTAATTAAAGATTTTATCAAAGcatttagattaataaatatataattaaaccaaattataaataatttaatcaaattacAATTTGAAATTAATAAAGCATTTatggtagtgtggattcttgacaagtggatcatcaagacatatgaccggagatagagccctgctatcaaatgtgattgagaaagctggccccctggttacctttggagataacagcaaaggtttatctaagggatatggctgtttgcaagctggatatgttatcagtgaaattttgtatattgtgctaggttattatcaggaagcagtatctaacatatagcacaagtgacgagacttgagaatattatgacatatcaggcacctgatgcacattacacttggaattggactctagtaagatgtgtacaagtgtactcctgattggtgagttaaaagaggaagtcagtgcaccacaattcatggactttgcagctgcagatctattggactatgcaatctcttcttcacaatctcacttcaggttggtatgaactagtatactgctcaagcaatcgtcaaggacatggtatggcactctaacagaagttataattttatatgaataagtagagtcgtcatattagtaactatcttatcactaggcacaatcatattgttttatatgtgcagtggtatattgattatgcaacataacaagtgatttgtaagcttttgacatgaatgagaattacttagaccttaccctaagtgatcaatgttttatcaaaaactcattcatattgaaaaacaaaatcaaacttctttctacattagtgatttcttatttcatgtaaaatcttttgaaatcactattgtaaatcattttctctctattaccatatgttctgtgttacaggttcagtctccaatggctttctttcattgacagtcatgaggttgaaaacccacaacatctatcccagactgtaaagacaaacacaaaaacagaaccaaccaacactctcttaccactaaatgtagtatgaatgagcgtgagggagatagtgccttagtgcaccacataaggaaggttctgtagtcaacccagtagctctgtctcctacatagatgagtagtatttaaaccgagacaactgctagcccccatacatcttctcaaaaagatgtaatggctgacaaaggcacaaaaacagttactagattcattctctcaacagggtgcgtctattgaattttgcctgtcggccaaggtatccgatgtagtgtcaccacttcaaacataattaattcttgatgcacaaggagaggttacacacacaaaggatgagttgacggaaacaagagtttcgaccattttaaggtcagattcgattgttcaaggttcgttagtggaccaattgcctttacaggtgttaggagaggatactgatccaaaagccatatgtcagtggtcagtgtctacctccccaggcttaaatcccctggatgcatctgcggatagtggatctaacataggtgcagatcggcaacttgttgacaatgattcagatattacctgatgagtcacaaggaaatgtcttcacagacattagaagggaactttaatctttatgctaaattcgttggatcattgtttaccttcccagaattcaaatctggaaccctaaaagggaaactagcaacttgtaaattatgactcagattcatctgacgagtttaacaaggatggggatttgtgaactcccattgcaccacctgtgacctccttaaggatggctaaggtgattttccttgcaggtacagctggattatggagctatgagagaagagtgatacacttgtgagaatgagtgtaaacacgagtggagagaagagtgaaacacatgtgaggtacactaaacagaatcacacactcacagtgaggaagaaagagaaacttcttgttatttcttttccaaccaagtgaaatatgagaactccttcagacgacggcatacattccttctttaagggggagataaaagcttaagtaatagtttggaggattcctcaactaagggggagaaatagtagggaggaagaaaaagatcctaaaaatgtacactacaccacaccattgttgtttgtaactacggatcctattgtacgggagaggtggtaaacacaaggtgattttctagtaagggaagaagctgttttcaaaaggggagtaccattggt
Proteins encoded in this region:
- the LOC141701800 gene encoding uncharacterized protein LOC141701800 → MWFGCNTNPVFVPCPPLYHNVVGRFPQPGLGANLGPIRNVLENPDADLSEFFGGMQVVDGCEDEPHVAPEDRTIFLTFSKGYYLPESDIREFFIRIFGDFIEVIYMQDVSSDEQPLYARMVCRSSSVIPHIALPGKKTKYSIYGKQVWAKKYIKRSRESTSDD